From the Glutamicibacter halophytocola genome, the window GTTCCTCATGGACCACAACGCCTACCCTTCGACGCTCGGCTACCGCGGCTTCCCGAAGTCCCTGTGCTCCTCGCTCAATGAAGTGATCTGCCACGGCATCCCTGATAGCACGGTGCTCCAGGATGGCGACATCATCAACATTGATATCACTGCCTACATTGGTGGCGTTCATGGCGATAATAACGCTACGTTCCTGGTCGGTGACGTCGACGAAGAATCGCGCTTGTTGGTTGAACGCACGGAGAACTCGCTGAAGCGTGCCATCAAGGCCGTCATGCCTGGCCGTGAAATCAACGTGATTGGCCGCAGCATCGAAACTTATGCCAAGCGTTTTGGCTACGGCGTAGTCAAGGACTTCACCGGCCACGGCGTGGGCGAATCCTTCCATTCGGGTTTGATCATTCCGCATTACGATGCGGCCCCGGCCTACAACACGCTGATTGAACCGGGCATGGTCTTCACCATCGAGCCGATGCTCACCCTTGGAACTATTGAATGGGACATGTGGGCGGATGACTGGACCGTAACGACCAAGGACAAGAAGCGCACCGCGCAGTTCGAGCACACCCTGCTGGTGACCGACACCGGCGCGGAAATCCTGACTCTCCCATAGCCCCCGCAGGAAAGAGCAAGGCCGGCATTCATCTCCCAGTTGGGATTGAACGCCGGCCTTGCTCATTCTTTATTACATTGTCACTCCGCGGTCAGCGGCCGCTGGTTGCCCTGCGGAGTGTTGCTTCGGCGGTCGCGCAGTCGTCCGATCGCGTTTTCAAAATCAGTCAACGACTGGAAATTGTGATAAACGCTGGCAAATCGCAGATAGGCCACTTCGTCCAAACGCGATAGCGGTTCAAGGATGGCCAAGCCCACCTGGTGCGCCGGAATTTCGGCCGCTCCCGACGTACGCACAGCTTCTTCCACTTCTTGAGCAAGAATTGCCAGATCGTGGTCGGTAACCGGACGGCCCTGGCAGGCTTTGCGCACGCCGTTGATGACCTTATTGCGCGAGAATGGCTCCACCGCGCCGGACTGCTTGAGCACGCTGAGGCTCGCTGTCTCAGTGGTCGTGAAGCGCCGAGAACACGCGGTGCACTGGCGACGCCTGCGGATGGACACGCCGTCGTCAGCAACTCGGCTGTCGACCACGCGGGAATCAGCATTACGGCAATACGGGCAATTCACGGCACCTCCATCTGTAGCTATCGAAGCATTCTCGGCTATTCACGGTGACGAGAATCCACTCATGTCACCTACCAGTTTAGCGTCTATTGCGCGTTTCGCACTGCGACAGCGTCGCCGTGCGCTGGCAGGTCCTCGGCATTGGCAAGATTGATCACGTGCGCAGCCACATCGCCAAGCGCGGCCTTGTTGTAATTGATCACCTGGATTGCCTTCAAGAAGGTATTCACGTTCAGGCCCGAGGCGTGCAGGGCAGTGCCGTTGGTGGGAAGTACGTGGTTTGATCCGGCGCAGTAGTCCCCTAGCGATACCGGGGCATACGGTCCTACGAAAATTGCCCCGGCAGCGGTAATGCGTGCCGCCGTAGATTCTGGATCGCTGACCATGATTTCAAGGTGCTCGGCCGCATAGGCATTGCAGACCTCGATGCCCTGTTCCAAGTCCTTGACCAGGATGATGGCTGACTGGGTTCCCGACAAGGCCTGGCGAACACGCTCGGAGTGCTTCGTGGCTGCAACCTGCTTGAGCAGTTCGCCCCGTACCGAGCTTGCTAGTTGAGCAGAGTCGGTAATCAACACCGCAGCGGCGTTGGCGTCGTGTTCGGCCTGGGAGATCATGTCGGCAGCGACAAAGCTGGGATCCGCGCCCTGGTCGGCAAGGATCGCAATTTCCGTAGGACCGGCTTCAGCATCAATGCCGACAACACCCTTAACCAGGCGCTTGGCAGTGGCCACAAAAACGTTGCCCGGCCCGGAGATCACGTCAACCGGCTCGATCCCTCCACGCTCGTCATTGTCGACCTCAACACCGTAGGCGAAGGCGGCCACGGCCTGCGCCCCGCCCATGGCGTGGACTTCATCAATGCCCAGCAGCTTGGCAGCAGCCAAGATGGTTGGGTGCGGCAATCCCCCGAATTCTTGCTGCGGCGGGCTGGCCAGCGCAAGGGAAGCAACACCGGCGGCCTGGGCCGGCACGGTGTTCATGATGACCGAGGATGGATACACGGCCAGGCCACCTGGCACGTACAAGCCAACGCGCCGTACGGCAACCCAACGCTGGGTTACCGTTGCGCCATTGGCGTAGTTCACTTCCGTGTCCTGTGGGCGCTGGGCTGCGGCAAATACCCGGGCACGGTCAATCGACTCTTCCAGGGCCAGGCGGACTTGCGGATCGAGCTCTTCAAGGGCCCGATCCAGCTCATGCTGGGGCACGCGCGTGTGGTCCAGATCCACATGGTCAAATCTCTTGGCAAGATCCTTGAGAGTATGCATGCCACGACTGCGGACGTCATCGATGATCGCCTGCACGGTCTCGGTAGCGGTCTGCGTGTTCATCTCGGGACGCGGCAAATGAGCTTTGAGCTGTGCATAGCTCAGGGATTCGTTGCGCCAGTCGATGGTGGCGAGGTCTGAAAATTCGGTCTCTGGAATTGTGCTCACCTACCTAGTTTAACGTCGATGACCGGGTGAGGTTTTATTGATTACCTCACCCGGTCATTCAAGCCACCATTATGGGATCTGACAGGTCAACGAACTAGCTGATTTCCGGCGCTACACATCCAGGCAGTGCGGGCCAAGCAGCACCTTCAAGTCGCCAAAGAGCGCTGGATTCGGGTTGACTCGGAAGTTCATCCCCAGTCGCATCAGCGACGTCCCTCGGCTGCCGGTGAGCTTAACGCGCACTTCGGTGTTCCCGCTGTGGGTCCTAAGCACGTCGCCAAGGCGTTGCACCAGCGACTCGGTGGCCTTGTGCGTCGGGATGCCGATCACCACAGGGCCGCCATTGGCGTCCTCTGAAATTTCGGGAATCATCATTTCCTGGGCGTTCAACGTAATCGAGCCGTCGTCGCGCCGCTGGACGCGTCCCTTGATCACCACGATCAGGTCATCGGCCAGGATCTCGGCAATCGGCTGGTAGGCCTGTCCGAAGAACATCACTTCCATGGAACCGGACAGGTCTTCGATTTCACAGCGCGCATAGGGATTGCCGCTCTTCTTGGCGATGCGGCGCTGCAAACCTGAAATCATGCCCGCAATGGAGATGATGTGCCCGTCCTGCGGACCGTCATCCGAGAGAACATGGGTCACTGGCATGTCCGCGTACTGGTCCAGGGCGGACCCCAGCCCCTGCAACGGGTGATCCGATACGTACAGGCCCAGCATGTCGCGTTCGTACGCGAGCTTTTCCTTCTTGTCCCAGTCGGGCAAATCCGGAATGGCCACGCTCATAGATTCCGAGGCCTCTTCGGAGCCGAGCGCGCTGAACAAGTCAAACTGGTTGGCAGCTTCGTTGCGCTTGACTTGGATAACTGAATCAACAGCTTCTTCGTGAATGGCGACCAGCGCGCGGCGCGGGTGCTTCAAGGAGTCGAAGGCACCGGCCTTGATCAGCGATTCAATGGTTCGCTTATTGCAGACAACCGCCGGGACCTTGCCCAGGAAGTCGCTGAAGTCGTTGTAGTGCCCCTTTTCCTTGCGGGCTTCTACGATGCCAGCCACGGCGTTGGTGCCCACGTTGCGAATAGCGCCCATGCCGAAGCGGATGTCCTTGCCGACAGGAGTGAAGTTCAAGGCCGATTCGTTCACGTCAGGTGGCAACACGGTAATACCGATATGCCGGCATTCATTCAGATACAGGGCCAGCTTGTCCTTGTCGTCACCGACCGAAGTCAGCAACGCAGCCATGTATTCGGCAGGATAATGCGCTTTCAGATATGCGGTCCAATACGACACCACACCGTAGGCGGCCGAGTGGGCCTTGTTGAACGCATAGTCGGAGAACGGCAGCAGAATATCCCACAGCGTCTGAACGGCAGCGTCGGAATATCCGTTATCGTTCATGCCCTGCTTGAAGCCAGCGAACTGCTTGTCCAGCTCGGACTTCTTCTTCTTGCCCATGGCTCGACGCAAGATATCAGCCTGGCCCAAGGAGTACCCAGCCAGCTTCTGGGCAATAGCCATAACCTGCTCTTGATACACAATCAAGCCATAGGTACCGCCGAGGATTTCAGCCAACGGCTCTTCGAGCTCGGCGTGGATCGGGGTAACTTCCTGCAGCCCAGTCTTGCGCAAAGCGTAGTTGGTGTGCGAGTTGGCGCCCATGGGACCCGGGCGGTACAGCGCGATCACTGCGGAGATGTCTTCGAAGTTATCCGGGCGCATCATTTTCAGCAGTGAGCGCATCGGGCCGCCATCGAGCTGGAACACGCCGAGGGTATCGCCTCGGGCCAGCAAGCTATAGGCTTCCGGATCCTCGATGCTCAGGGTTTCAAGGTCAATCTCGTCTCCGGTGTTATACCGGATGTTCTCCAGCGCATCGGAGATGATGGTGAGATTTCGCAATCCCAAGAAGTCCATCTTGATCAAGCCCAAGCCCTCGCAGGTCGGGTAGTCGAATTGGGTAATAACCTGGCCGTCCTGGATGCGTCGCATGATTGGGATCACATCAATAATCGGATCCGAGCTCATGATGACACCTGCCGCGTGCACGCCCCATTGGCGCTTCAGGCCTTCAAGCCCCTTGGCGGTTTCGAAGACTCGTGCGGCTTCAGGGTCGTTGGCGACCAAATTGCGGAAGTCCCCTGCTTCCGAGTAGCGCTTGGAGTTCTGGTTCTCGATGTCGTTGAGCGGAATGTCCTTGGCCATCACGGCCGGTGGCAACGCCTTGGTCAGGGTCTCGCCCATGCTAAATGGATATCCGAGTACGCGCGAGGAGTCCTTCAGGGCCTGCTTGGTCTTGATGGAACCGTAGGTCACGATCATTGATACACGTTCATCGCCATATTTCTCGGTCACATACTTGATGACCTCAGAACGGCGGCGATCATCGAAGTCGACGTCGAAGTCGGGCATTGAAACGCGTTCCGGGTTCAAGAAGCGTTCGAAGATCAAACCGTGCTTGAGCGGGTCCAGGTCGGTAATTCGCATCGCGTAGGCAACCATGGAACCTGCACCGGAGCCACGGCCGGGACCTACACGGATTCCGTGGTCCTTGGACCAGTTGATAAAGTCGGCCACCACGAGGAAGTAGCCCGGGAAGCCCATCTTGATGATGACGTCGAGCTCATAGTCAGCCTGCTTGCGCGAGGCTTCGGGCACTCCATCGGGGTAACGGTAGTGAAGCCCCTTATCGACTTCCTTGATCAGCCAGCTGGTTTCATCCTCGCCCGGTGGGCATGGGAACTTTGGCATGTAGTTCGCGCTGGTGTCGAATGAAACCTCAACGCGGTCTGCGATCTCCAGGGTGTTGTCACACGCGTCAGGAAATTCTTTAAATAGTTCGCGCATTTCGCGCGCGCTCTTCAGATAGTAGCCGGTGCCGGAGAAGGCGAAGCGGCTTCCGCCTTGATCATAGGTCGGCTCATCAAGCGTGGACCCCGAGTTGATCGCGAGCAAGGCTTCGTGCGCCTTGGCGTCTGCCTCGTGAGTGTAATGCAGGTCATTTGTGGCGACCAGCGGAATGTTCAGTTCCTTGGCGAGGCGCAGCAGGTCCTTGGTGATCCGTCGCTCGATCTCCAGGCCATGGTCCATGATCTCGCAGAAGTAATTCTCCTTGCCAAAGAGGTCCTGCAGTTCAGCCGCCGCTGCCTTGGCCGCGTCATACTGTCCCAAGCGAAGTTTCGTTTGCACTTCGCCTGAAGGGCAACCGGTGGTCGCAATAAGGCCTTCGTGGTGTTCGTTGAGCAGCTCGCGGTCCCATCGAGGGTACTTTCCGAAAACGGAGTCCAGCGATGCGCGGGAGGAACCTTTGAAAAGGTTGTTCATGCCCACGTTGTTGTAGGACAGCAGCGTCATGTGGTTGTACAAGCCACCACCGGAAACGTCGTCGCCTTTTTGCGATTCGTCGGTGCGCCATTTGACGCGCGTCTTGTCATCACGCGCAGTGCCCGGAGTTACGTAGGCTTCAACGCCGATAATGGGCTTCACCCCAGCACCAGTTGCCTGCCGCCAGAAGTCGAAGGCACCGAAGAGATAACCGTGGTCAGTGATCGCCAAAGCCTCCATGCCCTGGCGATTGGCCTCGGCAAAAAGCTCGCCGAGACGCGCAGCACCGTCCAGCATGGAGTATTCGGTATGGGTATGAAGATGAACGAATCCGTCGCGTGTTGCACTCACCCATCCAGTCTAGCGATGAAAACCCTTGGCGGGGTTCAGCAAAGCCCGAGCGGTAGATGTGGTTATTGCGACAGCATGGATTCCTCTGCCCGTTGGCCTAGTAGTCGCCGCTACGAAGGAGTTCGACGGCACCTTCAAGGTCGGCCGGGTAATCACTTTCATATTCCACCCACTGGCCCGAGACCGGGTGGCTGAAACCGAGCTTTTTGGCATGCAGCCACTGGCGGGTGAGCCCGAGTGCTGCGCCAAGTTTTGGATCAGCGCCATAGGTCTGGTCGCCTGCACAAGGATGGCCAAAGGCTGAGAAGTGGACTCGAATCTGGTGGGTACGCCCGGTTTCCAGATGCACTTCCACCAGTGATGCACGGCCGAAGGCTTCGATCACCGTGTAGTGCGTGACCGATTGGCGTCCACCTTCCAGGACTGCGAACTTCCAATCGTGCCCTGGATGGCGCCCGATAGGAGCATCGATGGTGCCCTCCAATGGATCAGGCAATCCTTGAACCACTGCGTGATAAATCTTCTTGGGGGTGCGCTCTTTAAAAGCCCGCTTCAACGCGGTGTACGCGCGTTCGGACTTGGCTACCACCATCAGGCCGCTGGTACCGACATCCAGGCGATGAACAATGCCCTGGCGTTCCGAGGCACCGGACGTCGAGATGTTATATCCCTCTGCCATCAAGGCGCCGACAACCGTGGGTCCTACCCAGCCCGGAGAAGGGTGAGCGGCAACTCCAACCGGCTTGTCAATGACTACATAGTCATCGTCATCCGCGATGATCTTCAGCTCTTCCACTTTCTCAACCTTAATTTCCAATGGGTCTCGTTGCGGAGGAATCGTCACGTTCACACGATCGCCAGCCTTGAGCTTCAATGATTTTGCAATGATGCGCCCATTTACTTGAACGTGAGAGTCCTTGCACAGGCTTGAGGCCAAAGTACGAGGAATGTCAAGATGTCGCGCGAGGTAGGCGTCGAGCCGGGCTCCAGCATCAGCTGGTTCGACAAGGAGATCCTGGATAACGGTTTCGTCAGAAATCATTCTTTGGATTCCGTTTCGCCCTGGTCTGATTTCTGCTTAGCCGGAGCATCCCCGATGGTTCCGTCCAAGTTGCGTCCTCGAATCAGCATGTAAGCGACAACGATCATCGAACAAACGATGAATGAGTCCGCAACATTGAAGATCGCAAAATGGGTTACGGAGAACATGTCCACGACGTGGCCGAATCCGAAGGCTGGCTGGCGGAAAATTCGGTCTCCCAGATTTCCGAGAACACCGCCGAGCAAGCAGCCCAATACGACTGCCCAACTGCGAACCAATACCTTGCGTGCCAGAAGGTAGATCACGAAAATGGCCACTGCTGCTTGGAGCAGCGCGAAGATGATCGTAAAGTCTTCACCGATGGAGAATGCGGCGCCTGGATTCAAGATGTAATGAATATTGAAGATCCCGGGGATGACTTCAATCGACTCGCCGAGCCGCATGTTCCGCTCCACCAAAATCTTCACGACCTGGTCAATGACCAAAGCGATCAGCGCAATTACTAGGCCCGTGCCCAAGAATTTCTTCGGTGACGGGGACTTACCCCCAGTTTGAACTGCGTCCACAGTGATACCTATTAGTTCCTCTTAAACGTCAACGGTGGTACCCGGATAAAATCCGTGCACCACCGTTGATCTTACTAGAAAGCTAGATCAGGTTCTTACCTGTCAGCGACTAGTTCGACTTGCTTGCGTCTGCATCAATCGAGCCCTGGGACTCGAGGTCGCGCAACTGACCTTCGATGTAGGTCTTCAGGCGAGCACGGTAGTCGCGCTCGAATCCGCGCAGCTGCTCAAGCTTGCGCTCAAGAACAGACTTCTGCTGTTCAAGGGCGGACAAGGTCTTGCGGCTCTTTTCTTCAGCAGAGGTAACCAGCGAGTTCGCCTCGGTCTTTGCTTCCGAAATGATCTTGTCGCGCTGTTCTACACCGGCAGCAACGTACTCGTCGTGCAAACGCTGAGCCATCGACAGCACGTTGGCTGCAGACTCGGCGGATTCGGTACGTGGTGCTGCGGCAGGAGCTGCAGCTGGGGCAGCCTGAGCTGCTGGAGCAGCTGCAGCAGGAGCTGCGGCTGGCTTCTCTGCGGCAGCAGGCTTGGCTTCGGCCTTCTTCTCTTCGGCCGGCTTCGGAGCTGGAGTTGCAGCCTTGGCTGGCTCAGCTGGCTTAGCCTCAGCCTTCTTCTCCTCAGCTGGCTTTGCAGCAGGAGCAGCCGAAACAGGTGCAGGCACTGCCTGCTCCTTCGATACCGAACCGGCATCCTCACCAAGTTCGGCAAGTCGACTACGAAGAGCCTCGTTCTCACCGGTTAGGCGACGCAGCTCCACTACGATTTCGTCGAGGAAGTCATCTACCTCGTCTTGGTCGTAGCCTTCACGGAACTTGGTCGGCTGAAACCGCTTATTGACTACGTCTTCTGGCGTCAAAGCCATTGGGTCACCTCAATACTGGGATCATTTCCGCACGACCATGTCTTGCCTTGCGAAACACTTACCGTTGTTGTCAGTGTCGCGACCGGTGAAGTCGGAGCACCATTTCCTAAAGGATATAACGATTTGGACACTAAATACGAAATCGAGCTTACGCCCGTGTCTCATATTCTTTGAATCTACAGGGTTTGAACTCTTAGAACAATCCCCGGTTTAGACGAAAATCGCCTAATCAGATCCCTGTAGTACTGCCTAAACTACTTACCACAGCTTTGAGAAGCATTACAACGATAAACAGCAGCAGAAACGACAGGTCAAGACGGATTCCGCCGAGATCTAGGGGTTTAATTCTTCTGCGCAACCACCGCA encodes:
- a CDS encoding RluA family pseudouridine synthase, translated to MISDETVIQDLLVEPADAGARLDAYLARHLDIPRTLASSLCKDSHVQVNGRIIAKSLKLKAGDRVNVTIPPQRDPLEIKVEKVEELKIIADDDDYVVIDKPVGVAAHPSPGWVGPTVVGALMAEGYNISTSGASERQGIVHRLDVGTSGLMVVAKSERAYTALKRAFKERTPKKIYHAVVQGLPDPLEGTIDAPIGRHPGHDWKFAVLEGGRQSVTHYTVIEAFGRASLVEVHLETGRTHQIRVHFSAFGHPCAGDQTYGADPKLGAALGLTRQWLHAKKLGFSHPVSGQWVEYESDYPADLEGAVELLRSGDY
- the map gene encoding type I methionyl aminopeptidase; translated protein: MATASTAPIGNLTAGTISPELPVPKHIERPEYVGKKEPSENTASEVKSPEVIERIRVASRIAAQALQEVGKACQPGTTTDELDRLGHEFLMDHNAYPSTLGYRGFPKSLCSSLNEVICHGIPDSTVLQDGDIINIDITAYIGGVHGDNNATFLVGDVDEESRLLVERTENSLKRAIKAVMPGREINVIGRSIETYAKRFGYGVVKDFTGHGVGESFHSGLIIPHYDAAPAYNTLIEPGMVFTIEPMLTLGTIEWDMWADDWTVTTKDKKRTAQFEHTLLVTDTGAEILTLP
- a CDS encoding DivIVA domain-containing protein, yielding MALTPEDVVNKRFQPTKFREGYDQDEVDDFLDEIVVELRRLTGENEALRSRLAELGEDAGSVSKEQAVPAPVSAAPAAKPAEEKKAEAKPAEPAKAATPAPKPAEEKKAEAKPAAAEKPAAAPAAAAPAAQAAPAAAPAAAPRTESAESAANVLSMAQRLHDEYVAAGVEQRDKIISEAKTEANSLVTSAEEKSRKTLSALEQQKSVLERKLEQLRGFERDYRARLKTYIEGQLRDLESQGSIDADASKSN
- the hisD gene encoding histidinol dehydrogenase codes for the protein MSTIPETEFSDLATIDWRNESLSYAQLKAHLPRPEMNTQTATETVQAIIDDVRSRGMHTLKDLAKRFDHVDLDHTRVPQHELDRALEELDPQVRLALEESIDRARVFAAAQRPQDTEVNYANGATVTQRWVAVRRVGLYVPGGLAVYPSSVIMNTVPAQAAGVASLALASPPQQEFGGLPHPTILAAAKLLGIDEVHAMGGAQAVAAFAYGVEVDNDERGGIEPVDVISGPGNVFVATAKRLVKGVVGIDAEAGPTEIAILADQGADPSFVAADMISQAEHDANAAAVLITDSAQLASSVRGELLKQVAATKHSERVRQALSGTQSAIILVKDLEQGIEVCNAYAAEHLEIMVSDPESTAARITAAGAIFVGPYAPVSLGDYCAGSNHVLPTNGTALHASGLNVNTFLKAIQVINYNKAALGDVAAHVINLANAEDLPAHGDAVAVRNAQ
- the dnaE gene encoding DNA polymerase III subunit alpha, with the protein product MSATRDGFVHLHTHTEYSMLDGAARLGELFAEANRQGMEALAITDHGYLFGAFDFWRQATGAGVKPIIGVEAYVTPGTARDDKTRVKWRTDESQKGDDVSGGGLYNHMTLLSYNNVGMNNLFKGSSRASLDSVFGKYPRWDRELLNEHHEGLIATTGCPSGEVQTKLRLGQYDAAKAAAAELQDLFGKENYFCEIMDHGLEIERRITKDLLRLAKELNIPLVATNDLHYTHEADAKAHEALLAINSGSTLDEPTYDQGGSRFAFSGTGYYLKSAREMRELFKEFPDACDNTLEIADRVEVSFDTSANYMPKFPCPPGEDETSWLIKEVDKGLHYRYPDGVPEASRKQADYELDVIIKMGFPGYFLVVADFINWSKDHGIRVGPGRGSGAGSMVAYAMRITDLDPLKHGLIFERFLNPERVSMPDFDVDFDDRRRSEVIKYVTEKYGDERVSMIVTYGSIKTKQALKDSSRVLGYPFSMGETLTKALPPAVMAKDIPLNDIENQNSKRYSEAGDFRNLVANDPEAARVFETAKGLEGLKRQWGVHAAGVIMSSDPIIDVIPIMRRIQDGQVITQFDYPTCEGLGLIKMDFLGLRNLTIISDALENIRYNTGDEIDLETLSIEDPEAYSLLARGDTLGVFQLDGGPMRSLLKMMRPDNFEDISAVIALYRPGPMGANSHTNYALRKTGLQEVTPIHAELEEPLAEILGGTYGLIVYQEQVMAIAQKLAGYSLGQADILRRAMGKKKKSELDKQFAGFKQGMNDNGYSDAAVQTLWDILLPFSDYAFNKAHSAAYGVVSYWTAYLKAHYPAEYMAALLTSVGDDKDKLALYLNECRHIGITVLPPDVNESALNFTPVGKDIRFGMGAIRNVGTNAVAGIVEARKEKGHYNDFSDFLGKVPAVVCNKRTIESLIKAGAFDSLKHPRRALVAIHEEAVDSVIQVKRNEAANQFDLFSALGSEEASESMSVAIPDLPDWDKKEKLAYERDMLGLYVSDHPLQGLGSALDQYADMPVTHVLSDDGPQDGHIISIAGMISGLQRRIAKKSGNPYARCEIEDLSGSMEVMFFGQAYQPIAEILADDLIVVIKGRVQRRDDGSITLNAQEMMIPEISEDANGGPVVIGIPTHKATESLVQRLGDVLRTHSGNTEVRVKLTGSRGTSLMRLGMNFRVNPNPALFGDLKVLLGPHCLDV
- the lspA gene encoding signal peptidase II; translated protein: MDAVQTGGKSPSPKKFLGTGLVIALIALVIDQVVKILVERNMRLGESIEVIPGIFNIHYILNPGAAFSIGEDFTIIFALLQAAVAIFVIYLLARKVLVRSWAVVLGCLLGGVLGNLGDRIFRQPAFGFGHVVDMFSVTHFAIFNVADSFIVCSMIVVAYMLIRGRNLDGTIGDAPAKQKSDQGETESKE
- the nrdR gene encoding transcriptional regulator NrdR, which codes for MNCPYCRNADSRVVDSRVADDGVSIRRRRQCTACSRRFTTTETASLSVLKQSGAVEPFSRNKVINGVRKACQGRPVTDHDLAILAQEVEEAVRTSGAAEIPAHQVGLAILEPLSRLDEVAYLRFASVYHNFQSLTDFENAIGRLRDRRSNTPQGNQRPLTAE